Proteins encoded together in one Dechloromonas sp. HYN0024 window:
- a CDS encoding HPr family phosphocarrier protein: MLTQETEIINKLGLHARASAKLTQMAGKYTCEVWMSKGTRRINAKSIMGVMMLAAGKGSKVTLETNGADEAEAMEALLALIADYFGEGE; the protein is encoded by the coding sequence ATGCTCACCCAGGAAACCGAAATCATCAACAAGCTCGGCCTTCATGCCCGCGCCTCCGCCAAGCTGACCCAGATGGCCGGCAAGTACACGTGCGAGGTATGGATGAGCAAGGGCACGCGCCGCATCAACGCCAAAAGCATCATGGGCGTCATGATGCTGGCCGCCGGCAAGGGTTCGAAAGTTACCCTCGAAACCAACGGGGCCGACGAGGCCGAGGCGATGGAGGCACTGCTCGCCTTGATTGCCGATTATTTCGGCGAAGGGGAATAA
- a CDS encoding Crp/Fnr family transcriptional regulator encodes MAPYFSADRSSPATPRNARVYLADQSIYSAGTGGSAWRLQNGIVRLNSGTPSGEMSFASLAVPGDILGCETLLFGAYTFSATALTRCELSPWPEGAAAMAGESLIASLAQAQTRAAEIVALRGGQAVDRVLGLIRLFSNDSGLAVLPTRQDIADITDLRFETISRIIKGLERSKVLAPIKLAGIHATRSFQVNLAATA; translated from the coding sequence ATGGCCCCGTACTTCTCCGCAGACCGTAGCAGTCCGGCCACTCCGCGGAACGCCCGGGTCTATCTTGCCGACCAGAGCATCTACAGTGCGGGAACAGGCGGTAGCGCCTGGCGGCTTCAGAATGGCATAGTCCGCCTGAACAGTGGCACCCCTTCCGGCGAAATGTCATTTGCCAGCCTCGCCGTCCCTGGCGACATTCTCGGTTGTGAAACGCTTCTATTCGGTGCCTATACCTTTTCAGCCACGGCGCTGACCCGGTGTGAGCTTTCACCCTGGCCGGAAGGCGCAGCGGCGATGGCCGGAGAATCACTGATCGCCTCCCTAGCCCAGGCCCAAACGCGGGCGGCCGAGATCGTAGCACTTCGCGGCGGTCAGGCGGTAGACCGGGTGCTTGGATTGATCCGCCTGTTTTCAAACGATTCCGGGCTGGCCGTGCTGCCGACGCGACAGGATATCGCCGACATCACCGACCTTCGCTTTGAAACCATTTCGCGCATCATCAAGGGACTGGAACGGAGCAAGGTGCTGGCGCCGATCAAGCTAGCCGGCATCCACGCCACACGTAGTTTTCAGGTCAATCTGGCCGCTACGGCGTGA
- a CDS encoding biopolymer transporter ExbD — protein sequence MAFGSFDEAGVTQPMAEINTTPLVDVMLVLLVIFIITAPLFHQAVPIDLPQVNATKLDDKPEVIQLAIDAAGKVFWNGEAIERDGLEARFAAASARQPELHLRADRKVAYEKVADVMAAAQRASIVKIAFLTESAR from the coding sequence ATGGCATTCGGAAGCTTCGACGAAGCGGGTGTCACCCAGCCGATGGCCGAAATCAACACGACGCCGCTGGTCGACGTAATGCTCGTGTTGCTGGTCATCTTCATCATTACCGCACCGCTCTTTCATCAGGCAGTGCCGATCGACCTGCCGCAGGTCAATGCCACGAAGCTCGACGACAAGCCGGAAGTGATCCAACTTGCCATTGATGCTGCAGGCAAGGTTTTCTGGAATGGCGAGGCCATTGAGCGCGACGGGCTGGAGGCACGTTTCGCGGCGGCCAGCGCTCGCCAGCCTGAGCTGCACCTGCGCGCCGACCGCAAGGTCGCGTACGAAAAGGTGGCCGATGTCATGGCAGCGGCCCAGCGCGCCAGTATTGTAAAAATTGCTTTTCTGACCGAATCGGCGCGTTAG
- a CDS encoding TonB-dependent siderophore receptor: MGYPIRPLAAALAVAFAAPAAYAQTTLNEVVVSAGKIPEASSPRQIGQAEIAAKHAVTRDTASLLQDVPGISLYGAGGVSSLPAIHGLADDRLRISVDGMDFIATCPNHMNPPLSYLDPNAVSKIKVYAGITPVSVGGDSIGGSIVAETAAPAFAAPGQGLLTKGEIGTFYRSNNNAVGGNVGATVATENFSVSYTGAMTKADNYTAGGNFKTTTATGRVGHTLPLDEVGSSAYESQTHTLGFAMRGGNHLVEAKFAYQDVPEQLYPNQRMDMLGNEQKRVNLRYLGQFDWGMLEARAYYEDVDHFMDFGADKRFWYGTASGGPGAVNGTPCSPISATCAAGMPMYSASKTTGVNLKADIDLSANDLLRIGALYQHYTLNDWWPPSGSGMWPGTFDNIKDGERNRLGVFAEWEARFGKQWTTQLGARFERVTSDAGNVQGYNPSTNGMAPMWNNQQSDAAAFNARSHDRADNNLDLTAIARYTPSTTTDIEFGLARKVRSPNLYERYTWSTWSMAAVMNNFVGDGNGYVGNLDLKPEKAYTVSSTFDWHAADRSWEIKATPYFTYVDDYIDAVRCSNTTTCAGTNATGTTRFVTLQYANQSARLYGLDLSGRMPLASTNLGAFGLTGLLGYTRGENRDTGGNLYNIMPLNAKLAITHQLGGWNNAIEVIGVTGKHDTSAVRNEIETSGYSLTNLRASYTWSKVRVDFGVENLFDKFYYMPLGGAYTGQGTTMMQTGMTWGVAVPGMGRSFYAGLNLKF; the protein is encoded by the coding sequence ATGGGGTATCCGATTCGTCCGCTGGCCGCTGCGCTGGCCGTCGCCTTTGCCGCACCGGCAGCCTATGCCCAGACCACCTTGAACGAGGTGGTGGTCAGTGCCGGCAAGATTCCGGAAGCCAGTTCGCCACGCCAGATCGGACAAGCCGAGATCGCCGCCAAACATGCGGTGACACGGGACACCGCCAGCCTGCTCCAGGATGTACCGGGCATTTCGCTGTACGGTGCCGGGGGCGTTTCCAGCCTGCCGGCCATCCACGGCCTGGCCGATGACCGTCTGCGTATCTCCGTCGATGGCATGGACTTCATCGCCACCTGTCCCAACCACATGAATCCGCCGCTTTCTTACCTTGACCCCAATGCGGTCAGCAAGATCAAGGTCTACGCCGGCATCACACCGGTCAGCGTTGGTGGCGACAGCATCGGCGGCAGTATCGTCGCCGAAACCGCCGCCCCCGCCTTTGCCGCTCCCGGCCAAGGCCTGCTGACCAAGGGCGAAATCGGTACCTTCTATCGCAGCAACAACAACGCCGTCGGCGGTAATGTCGGCGCTACGGTCGCCACTGAAAACTTCAGCGTCAGCTACACCGGCGCCATGACCAAGGCCGACAACTACACGGCCGGCGGCAATTTCAAGACGACCACGGCGACAGGCCGCGTTGGTCATACGCTGCCGCTGGATGAAGTCGGCTCAAGTGCCTATGAGTCGCAAACGCATACCCTCGGCTTTGCCATGCGCGGCGGCAATCACCTCGTCGAAGCCAAGTTCGCCTATCAGGACGTCCCCGAGCAGCTTTACCCGAACCAGCGCATGGACATGCTGGGCAACGAGCAGAAGCGCGTGAATCTGCGTTATCTCGGCCAGTTCGACTGGGGCATGCTGGAAGCGCGCGCTTATTATGAAGATGTCGATCATTTCATGGATTTCGGCGCTGACAAGCGGTTTTGGTATGGCACCGCATCCGGAGGCCCGGGAGCGGTCAATGGCACCCCCTGCTCCCCGATCAGCGCCACCTGTGCAGCCGGCATGCCGATGTACTCAGCCAGCAAAACCACCGGCGTCAATCTGAAGGCTGACATCGACTTGAGTGCCAACGACCTGCTGCGCATCGGCGCCCTCTACCAGCACTACACGCTGAACGACTGGTGGCCGCCCTCAGGTTCCGGTATGTGGCCTGGCACCTTTGACAACATCAAGGATGGTGAGCGCAATCGTCTGGGCGTATTTGCTGAATGGGAAGCTCGTTTCGGCAAACAGTGGACCACACAGCTTGGCGCTCGATTTGAGCGGGTTACCAGCGATGCCGGCAACGTTCAAGGGTACAACCCGAGCACAAACGGCATGGCCCCCATGTGGAACAACCAGCAGTCGGACGCTGCAGCCTTCAACGCCCGCAGCCACGACCGTGCCGACAACAACCTGGACCTGACGGCGATCGCCCGTTACACGCCAAGCACCACCACAGACATTGAATTCGGCCTGGCCCGCAAGGTCCGCTCGCCCAATCTGTACGAGCGCTATACCTGGTCTACATGGTCGATGGCCGCGGTCATGAACAACTTCGTCGGGGATGGCAACGGCTACGTCGGCAACTTGGACCTGAAGCCGGAAAAGGCCTACACCGTCTCCTCCACCTTTGACTGGCATGCCGCCGACCGTTCGTGGGAAATCAAGGCCACGCCGTATTTCACCTATGTTGACGACTATATTGACGCCGTGCGCTGTAGCAATACAACAACCTGTGCCGGCACCAATGCCACCGGCACGACCCGGTTCGTCACGCTGCAATATGCCAACCAATCGGCACGCCTCTACGGCCTCGATCTTTCCGGCCGCATGCCGCTGGCCAGCACCAACCTCGGGGCTTTCGGCCTGACCGGCCTGCTCGGCTACACTCGTGGCGAAAACCGCGATACCGGTGGCAACCTGTACAACATCATGCCGCTCAACGCCAAACTGGCTATCACCCATCAGCTCGGAGGCTGGAACAATGCCATCGAAGTCATCGGCGTCACAGGCAAGCACGACACCTCGGCAGTCCGGAACGAGATCGAGACTTCCGGGTATAGCCTGACCAACCTGCGCGCCAGCTACACTTGGAGCAAGGTCCGCGTCGACTTCGGCGTTGAAAATCTCTTTGACAAGTTCTACTACATGCCGCTAGGTGGTGCGTATACCGGCCAGGGAACTACGATGATGCAGACCGGAATGACTTGGGGCGTTGCCGTCCCCGGCATGGGCCGCTCGTTCTACGCGGGGCTCAACCTGAAGTTCTGA
- a CDS encoding MotA/TolQ/ExbB proton channel family protein produces the protein MHSPMGLAHFWDQGDLVTHVTALILAVLSLVSWSLIFSKLMSTWRASRSQERALAAFWDANSLPEALEILRREDPSGIFAGLALTGAHSAQAHQQNAARGIGAGVNASEFVTRSMRSHIVNTQARIERGLTFLASVGSTAPFIGLFGTVWGIYHALVGLSGATQVVLDKVAGPVGEALIMTAAGLFVAIPAVLAYNAFTRANRLVAVQLDGFAHDLHAYLTTGVRVGGNVNLVDIGAARTSRQA, from the coding sequence ATGCATTCACCAATGGGCCTCGCCCACTTCTGGGACCAGGGCGATCTGGTAACCCACGTCACGGCTTTGATCCTTGCCGTGCTGTCATTGGTTTCGTGGTCGCTGATATTCAGCAAGCTGATGTCGACCTGGCGTGCGTCGCGTTCGCAGGAGCGCGCATTGGCTGCCTTCTGGGATGCCAATTCCCTGCCCGAGGCGCTCGAAATCCTGCGCCGTGAGGATCCCTCGGGGATTTTTGCCGGGCTCGCATTGACTGGCGCCCATTCGGCTCAGGCGCACCAGCAGAATGCCGCCCGAGGCATCGGCGCGGGCGTCAATGCCAGCGAGTTTGTGACGCGCTCGATGCGTTCCCATATCGTCAATACGCAAGCGCGGATCGAACGTGGTCTGACCTTTCTTGCCTCGGTCGGTTCGACTGCTCCCTTCATTGGCCTGTTCGGCACGGTATGGGGTATCTACCACGCGTTGGTCGGCCTCTCCGGGGCAACGCAGGTGGTCCTCGACAAGGTTGCCGGCCCGGTTGGTGAAGCGCTGATCATGACCGCCGCCGGACTCTTCGTGGCGATACCTGCCGTACTCGCTTACAACGCCTTCACCCGGGCCAATCGTCTGGTTGCCGTTCAGCTCGACGGCTTCGCCCATGACCTTCACGCCTATCTGACGACTGGCGTACGGGTTGGCGGCAATGTCAATCTGGTTGATATCGGTGCCGCCCGCACCAGCCGGCAGGCCTGA
- a CDS encoding redoxin domain-containing protein, producing MIRRVIALCFLVVAGPLVAADFTPLDRVAAKRLLDPESHRQPTVIALWSSDCNYCKKNLDLLSRLAKGNKKLHVITVAAEPESPQLWPMLKPYALSGARYVYGSDNPEAIAYAIDPKWGGELPRTFLFDGRGGKAVVAGVISTSAVEKLTALRF from the coding sequence ATGATCCGACGAGTTATTGCCCTTTGTTTCCTGGTCGTGGCCGGGCCGCTGGTCGCTGCTGACTTTACGCCGCTCGATCGCGTGGCTGCGAAGCGCCTGCTCGATCCTGAGAGTCACCGCCAACCGACGGTGATCGCCCTGTGGTCTTCCGACTGCAACTATTGCAAGAAAAATCTGGATCTACTGTCGCGCCTGGCCAAGGGGAACAAGAAACTGCACGTTATCACCGTCGCCGCGGAACCCGAATCGCCGCAACTGTGGCCAATGTTGAAACCATACGCGCTGAGCGGGGCTCGCTATGTCTACGGCTCCGATAACCCGGAGGCTATCGCCTATGCCATCGATCCAAAGTGGGGTGGCGAATTGCCTCGCACTTTCTTGTTCGATGGACGGGGCGGAAAGGCGGTCGTTGCCGGCGTTATTTCAACAAGCGCGGTCGAGAAATTGACCGCCCTTCGGTTCTAA
- the ptsP gene encoding phosphoenolpyruvate--protein phosphotransferase, whose translation MSFILHGLGVSGGIAIGRAMLMSHATLEVAHLTLAPRMVDKEIERFDAAIKAVKEELIQMKESTEHAPAELNAFIDIHTMFLEDPELAQKPRDIIRERRCNAEWALVQQMEHLVDQFEQFDDLYLRERKFDVVQVVERVVKELLGHPGRAALKTAKKSKEEVLIVVAHDLSPADTIAFKDHRFAAFITDVGGATSHTAILARSMAIPAVLGLENARGLIRDGEQLIVDGLRGVIIVNPDQRVLDEYQLRKEQIELEKNKLKRLKTAKSETIDGVPVQLFANIELPNDVPVALEAGAEGIGLFRTEFLFLDRGDMPDEREQYEAYKKVVKGMAGRPVTIRTFDLGNDKDLRPNSSNGDRVQTNPALGRRAIRLSLAEPRMFQTQLRAILRASKHGPIKLLIPMLAHAHEIDQTLAALEQAKSSLRGEKVAFDENIQVGGMIEIPAAALAVGLFLRRLDFLSIGTNDLIQYTLAIDRSDEQVAALYDPLHPAVLMLLAHTLSMAEKVDIPVSVCGEMAGDPELTRLLLGMGLRIFSMHPSQILKVKNRVLKSEVNEIAPNVRKMLRLDEPGKLREALDKLNGATGG comes from the coding sequence ATGAGCTTCATCCTGCACGGTCTCGGCGTTTCGGGCGGCATCGCCATCGGGCGGGCCATGCTGATGTCGCATGCGACGCTCGAGGTGGCTCACCTGACCTTGGCACCGCGCATGGTGGACAAGGAAATCGAGCGTTTCGACGCGGCCATCAAGGCGGTCAAGGAAGAACTCATCCAGATGAAGGAAAGCACCGAGCATGCGCCGGCCGAGCTCAATGCTTTCATCGACATCCACACCATGTTCCTCGAAGACCCGGAACTGGCGCAGAAGCCGCGCGACATCATCCGCGAACGCCGGTGCAACGCCGAGTGGGCACTGGTCCAGCAGATGGAGCACCTGGTCGATCAGTTCGAGCAGTTCGACGACCTCTACCTGCGCGAGCGCAAATTTGATGTGGTGCAGGTGGTTGAACGCGTCGTCAAGGAACTGCTTGGCCATCCCGGCCGCGCCGCGCTGAAAACCGCGAAAAAATCGAAGGAAGAAGTCCTCATCGTCGTTGCCCACGATCTATCGCCGGCCGACACCATTGCCTTCAAGGATCACCGCTTCGCCGCCTTCATCACCGATGTCGGCGGGGCCACCTCGCACACTGCCATCCTCGCCCGCAGCATGGCGATTCCCGCCGTCCTCGGCCTGGAAAACGCCCGTGGACTGATCCGCGATGGCGAGCAACTGATTGTCGACGGCCTGCGCGGCGTCATCATCGTCAATCCCGACCAGCGCGTGCTGGACGAGTATCAGCTCCGCAAGGAACAGATCGAGCTGGAGAAGAACAAGCTCAAGCGCCTCAAGACCGCCAAGTCGGAAACCATCGACGGCGTGCCGGTGCAGTTGTTCGCCAACATCGAACTGCCCAACGATGTACCGGTAGCGCTGGAGGCTGGTGCCGAGGGCATCGGCCTGTTCCGCACCGAATTCCTCTTCCTCGACCGTGGCGACATGCCCGACGAGCGTGAGCAATACGAAGCCTACAAAAAGGTCGTCAAGGGCATGGCCGGGCGGCCGGTCACCATCCGCACCTTCGACCTTGGCAACGATAAGGATCTGCGCCCCAACAGCAGCAACGGCGACCGTGTCCAGACCAACCCGGCGCTTGGGCGGCGCGCCATCCGCCTGTCGCTGGCCGAACCCCGCATGTTCCAGACGCAGTTGCGGGCCATCCTGCGCGCCTCCAAACACGGTCCGATCAAGCTGCTCATCCCGATGCTGGCGCATGCCCACGAGATCGACCAGACCCTGGCCGCGCTGGAGCAGGCCAAGTCCAGCCTGCGTGGCGAGAAGGTCGCCTTCGACGAGAATATCCAGGTCGGCGGCATGATCGAAATCCCCGCTGCCGCGCTGGCCGTCGGCTTGTTCCTGCGCCGGCTCGACTTCCTGTCGATCGGCACCAACGACCTGATCCAGTACACCCTGGCCATCGACCGTTCCGACGAACAGGTCGCTGCTCTCTACGATCCCCTCCACCCGGCCGTCCTGATGCTGCTGGCCCACACGCTGTCGATGGCCGAAAAAGTCGATATCCCGGTTTCCGTCTGCGGTGAAATGGCGGGCGACCCGGAATTGACCCGGCTATTGCTCGGCATGGGCCTGCGCATTTTCTCGATGCACCCATCGCAGATTCTCAAGGTCAAGAACCGGGTGCTGAAGTCCGAGGTAAACGAGATCGCCCCCAACGTCCGCAAGATGTTGCGCCTCGACGAACCGGGCAAACTGCGCGAAGCCCTCGACAAACTGAACGGCGCAACAGGCGGCTGA
- a CDS encoding TonB-dependent receptor, whose amino-acid sequence MKHSTFRFNGIFLAVIAAISQLPAAHAAEQEIDKQLGEMVIKSDKPAIPANVPSTTESVTAQQIAESVNSVSSAGALQYVPSVHVRERFIGDVNGGLAMRMYGVNSSAQTIVYADGLLLSNFLNNSCCPGPRWGVVSQHSIDRVDVMYGPFSALYPGNSIGGVVLMTTHMPSKLEAHAQIDVFNERFKLYGTDDNFSGNHLAATVGNKVGDWSFWLSADRLDNHSHPTDFTAATLRKSTEPAVVASGPGRNTTTVTGAYFDQDIANKQRVNTASISADHTVKNDGTLKVAYDFSPSVRATYTFNVWQNTSDKAVESYLRDAAGSTVYGTSTSATNPYRFVRINGQDYSVTAPSVSYSEAEYFMHGLSVKSQTGGTWDWELTASLFDQSKDVTRASSGNSGTTPSTSATAGTITILDGTGWQTLDLRGEWRPGGNRQSEHQVSFGYHNDSYTTKSDQYNLGAGNWQTSNAGALNTNSRGVTSTDAIYLQDAWQIAPAVKLVVGGRAEKWTASDGSNYASGTNVTYQDKTVQAFSPKASLTLLLTDDWSLRSSYGRGVRFPTVNELFKNVGIKTASGGNPTPAEIAAFPAPYNVALTNNPNLKPETAESWEFALERFLPSGLWRTSVFGEERRNALVSQSDVTTLPGFSISSVQNVDRVRTYGVETSLQSRDLLINGLDLSGSIAYIHSRIAENRANPGLENTELPLVPDWRASMLAVYHASDALSYSLGWRYSGRQHSGLANATTGAYPDPNPNTYGGRSSFSVFDAKVLYRVSRQWSASVGVDNITNVKYYTLYPYSQRTIFAGVKFDL is encoded by the coding sequence GTGAAGCACAGTACTTTCAGATTCAACGGCATTTTCCTGGCCGTCATTGCTGCCATTTCGCAGCTTCCGGCAGCCCATGCTGCCGAGCAGGAAATCGACAAGCAGCTCGGCGAAATGGTGATCAAGAGCGACAAGCCGGCTATCCCGGCCAATGTGCCATCGACCACCGAAAGTGTGACGGCGCAGCAAATTGCCGAAAGCGTTAATTCGGTATCCTCGGCCGGTGCCCTGCAATATGTGCCTAGCGTTCATGTCCGTGAGCGGTTCATCGGCGACGTCAATGGTGGCTTGGCCATGCGCATGTACGGTGTCAATTCCAGCGCCCAGACGATTGTTTACGCTGATGGTCTGCTCCTGTCGAATTTCCTCAACAACAGCTGCTGCCCAGGCCCGCGCTGGGGTGTGGTGTCACAGCATTCGATCGACCGGGTCGACGTCATGTACGGCCCTTTCTCCGCCCTGTATCCAGGCAACTCGATCGGTGGCGTCGTACTGATGACCACGCACATGCCGAGCAAGCTGGAAGCGCATGCCCAGATTGATGTCTTCAACGAGCGTTTCAAGCTCTACGGGACGGATGACAATTTTTCCGGCAATCACCTTGCCGCCACGGTTGGCAACAAGGTCGGCGACTGGTCATTCTGGTTGAGTGCTGATCGTCTGGATAATCACAGTCATCCGACGGATTTCACGGCGGCGACGCTGAGAAAATCAACCGAACCTGCTGTTGTTGCTTCGGGACCAGGAAGAAACACGACAACTGTTACGGGCGCCTATTTTGATCAGGATATCGCCAATAAGCAGAGGGTCAATACGGCGTCTATTAGCGCCGATCACACGGTCAAGAATGACGGCACGCTGAAAGTGGCCTACGACTTTTCACCCAGCGTTCGCGCGACTTACACCTTCAATGTCTGGCAGAACACGTCCGACAAGGCGGTGGAAAGCTATTTACGGGATGCTGCGGGGAGCACAGTCTATGGCACCAGCACGTCGGCAACTAACCCGTATCGTTTCGTACGGATCAATGGCCAGGATTATTCCGTGACAGCACCCAGCGTCAGCTATTCGGAAGCTGAGTATTTCATGCATGGCCTGTCGGTCAAATCGCAGACTGGCGGCACCTGGGACTGGGAGCTGACCGCCAGCCTCTTTGACCAGAGCAAGGATGTGACGCGCGCTTCGTCAGGCAATTCCGGTACGACCCCCAGCACATCGGCAACAGCCGGGACAATTACGATTCTCGATGGCACCGGCTGGCAGACCCTTGATTTGCGTGGCGAATGGCGTCCTGGCGGCAACCGGCAGAGCGAACACCAAGTCAGTTTTGGCTATCACAACGACAGCTACACAACCAAATCAGATCAATACAATCTTGGTGCCGGCAACTGGCAAACCAGCAATGCTGGTGCATTGAATACCAATTCCAGAGGCGTGACCTCGACTGATGCCATTTACCTGCAGGATGCCTGGCAGATTGCTCCAGCCGTCAAGCTGGTGGTCGGTGGCCGGGCTGAAAAGTGGACGGCATCGGATGGCAGCAACTACGCCAGTGGCACCAATGTTACCTATCAGGACAAGACCGTTCAGGCTTTCTCACCCAAGGCCTCGCTGACGTTGCTGCTGACCGACGACTGGTCGCTGCGCAGTTCCTACGGCCGTGGCGTGCGCTTCCCGACAGTCAATGAACTGTTCAAGAATGTCGGTATCAAGACGGCCAGCGGTGGCAACCCGACGCCCGCCGAAATCGCTGCCTTTCCCGCCCCATACAATGTGGCACTGACGAACAACCCGAACCTCAAGCCGGAAACCGCCGAGTCATGGGAATTCGCCCTTGAGCGCTTCCTGCCCAGTGGCTTGTGGCGGACCTCGGTGTTCGGAGAGGAAAGGCGCAATGCCCTGGTTTCCCAGTCAGATGTCACGACTCTGCCAGGATTCAGCATCAGCAGCGTACAAAACGTTGATCGGGTGCGCACCTACGGTGTCGAAACGTCACTACAGTCGCGCGACCTCCTGATAAATGGTCTCGACCTGTCCGGCAGCATTGCCTACATTCATTCCCGGATTGCCGAGAACCGAGCCAACCCGGGGCTGGAGAACACCGAACTGCCGCTCGTTCCTGACTGGCGTGCCTCGATGCTGGCGGTTTACCATGCTTCCGATGCCCTGTCGTACAGCCTCGGCTGGCGTTACAGCGGACGGCAGCACAGTGGGCTGGCCAATGCCACGACCGGAGCCTATCCCGATCCTAATCCCAATACCTATGGTGGGCGCAGCAGTTTCAGTGTCTTCGATGCCAAGGTGCTCTACCGGGTATCCAGGCAGTGGTCTGCCTCCGTCGGCGTCGACAACATCACCAACGTCAAGTACTACACGCTGTATCCTTATTCGCAGCGAACCATTTTTGCCGGGGTCAAGTTTGATCTTTGA
- a CDS encoding exo-alpha-sialidase translates to MKPSASIRPAGNFLRTAARTFVLGMSLFATSGFAAEAMPGMARAARPELGSSAVFAPDGNLLVAAKQGEHVVIYRSADEGKTWSALSVVNAQPEAISADGENRPKIAVAADGGLLVSWTHPFPKPNTGSVRFARASDGINFSQPLTVHQDTAIITHRFESMLTLPDNRVILAWIDKRDLELAKVAKTAYRGAAIYAALSTDGGRSFQPEYKLADYSCECCRVTSAIDRDGAPVFMWRHVYAPNERDHAMTRLNPDGTAENVQRATFDRWKVDGCPHHGPSLVVDDKGVRHAVWFNQKDGEGRVFYGRLASGAEIKLTGQRTVGGPRAAHADMATAGDQLLIAWKEFDGERTQLRAMLSGDGGNSFTDFALATTEGASDQPRVIRRKDKLFTFWRTEKEGFRLFPTP, encoded by the coding sequence ATGAAGCCATCAGCCAGCATCCGGCCTGCCGGAAATTTCCTGCGCACGGCGGCCCGAACGTTTGTCTTGGGGATGAGTCTGTTCGCAACGTCTGGCTTCGCAGCAGAGGCCATGCCCGGCATGGCCAGGGCGGCGCGGCCGGAACTCGGTTCTTCCGCCGTGTTCGCACCGGACGGCAATCTCCTGGTGGCGGCCAAGCAGGGTGAGCATGTAGTCATTTACCGCAGTGCCGACGAGGGTAAGACCTGGTCGGCATTGTCTGTGGTCAACGCCCAGCCGGAGGCGATTTCTGCCGATGGCGAGAACCGCCCGAAAATAGCTGTCGCGGCGGATGGCGGTTTGCTCGTCTCATGGACGCATCCCTTTCCGAAGCCGAACACCGGGTCGGTGCGATTTGCCCGGGCCAGCGATGGCATCAATTTTTCGCAGCCGCTGACCGTTCATCAGGACACGGCCATCATTACCCACCGTTTCGAGTCGATGCTGACCCTGCCGGACAACCGGGTCATCCTGGCGTGGATCGACAAGCGCGATCTGGAATTGGCCAAGGTTGCCAAGACGGCTTACCGTGGTGCGGCGATCTACGCCGCCCTATCGACCGATGGCGGACGCAGCTTCCAGCCCGAATACAAGCTTGCCGACTACTCCTGCGAATGCTGTCGGGTGACCAGTGCCATCGACCGTGATGGAGCACCGGTCTTTATGTGGCGCCATGTCTATGCACCAAATGAGCGGGACCACGCGATGACTCGCCTGAACCCCGACGGTACGGCAGAGAACGTGCAGCGTGCCACCTTCGACCGCTGGAAAGTCGATGGCTGCCCGCATCACGGTCCATCGCTGGTCGTTGATGACAAGGGTGTCCGTCATGCCGTCTGGTTCAACCAGAAGGATGGCGAAGGTCGGGTTTTCTATGGTCGGCTGGCATCCGGGGCAGAAATTAAACTGACAGGTCAGCGCACGGTCGGTGGTCCTCGGGCAGCCCATGCCGACATGGCCACTGCTGGAGACCAGTTACTGATCGCCTGGAAGGAGTTCGATGGCGAGCGGACCCAATTGCGCGCCATGTTGTCCGGCGACGGTGGCAACAGCTTTACCGATTTTGCCCTTGCGACGACCGAGGGCGCGTCCGATCAGCCCCGGGTCATTCGCCGCAAGGACAAGCTTTTCACCTTCTGGCGGACGGAAAAAGAAGGTTTTCGCCTATTCCCGACACCATGA
- a CDS encoding four-helix bundle copper-binding protein yields the protein MERREMLKTVGAAMAAAVASSALAADHNHDHSHHHNHPSNPYAALIASSSDCLKTGEACLAHCLILLGEGDKEMASCAQSVNGLLAVCSTLGRLAGQNSKHTKAMAKVAADVCAECEKECRKHEKKHEECKACAEACASCLKECKKLSA from the coding sequence ATGGAACGACGCGAAATGTTGAAGACTGTTGGCGCAGCGATGGCGGCAGCAGTTGCCAGTTCCGCCCTGGCGGCCGATCACAATCACGACCATAGCCATCATCACAATCACCCATCCAATCCTTATGCTGCTCTCATCGCTTCGAGCAGCGACTGTCTGAAAACGGGCGAAGCATGTTTGGCACACTGCCTCATCCTTTTGGGAGAGGGAGATAAGGAAATGGCCAGCTGCGCCCAGTCGGTCAATGGTTTGCTCGCCGTGTGCAGTACGCTGGGGCGGCTTGCTGGCCAGAACTCCAAACATACCAAGGCAATGGCCAAGGTCGCGGCAGATGTGTGCGCCGAGTGCGAAAAGGAATGCCGCAAGCACGAAAAGAAACACGAAGAGTGCAAGGCCTGCGCTGAAGCCTGTGCTTCGTGCCTCAAGGAGTGCAAGAAGCTGAGCGCCTGA